The DNA segment GGGCGCAGGCGCAGTGAGCTCGGGATGTGAAGGTGCCGGAACCGGCTTGCGTGGGGCGCGCGGCGGCATGCGATTGCCCGGGGCCGCATGCTGCTGGGTGGTAGCGGATTGGCGTCAGGCGGGTCTGACGCGCCGCGCGGATGGGATGCCGGAAGGGGGTGAAACCGGCGCAGGCCTGGCTACGTGCGCGTTCCGAAGGCAGATCGAACTGCACTCAGCAGGTCTTCGCCGCAGAAGGGCTTCTGCAAATAAGCCACCGCGTTCGCCCGCAACGCTTGCGCCATCTGGCCGTCGCGGTCTTCATTTGCCGTCATGAAGACGATGGGGAGCTGGCAGCCGCTCCACGCCAGATGCCGCTGCAATTCCAGACCGCTCATGCCCGGAAGCGTGACATCGAGAACCAGGCAGCCGAATTGATCCCGCCGTGCGGAGCGTAACCAGTCCTCGGCCGAACCGAAGCTGCGCGCGTCGAATCCAGCCGATTTCAGCAAACTTTCTGTCGCTTCGCGCAGCGCCGCCTCGTCGTCGACAATGGCAACGAGCATCTGGACTCCCACAGTTCGCATGGCGTTCCTTGTACGGATCTCTAACGGAAAGCAGTGTAGGCAATTGGACGCCCGCAAGCTATTACACCTAGGTATAAGGGCCGTTGTCCCCGCGCTCAGCCAGGCGCAGCTGTTCGGCCATCCGCACCAGTGCGGGAAGCGAGCTGGCCTTCATTTTCTGCATGATGTGGTGGCGATGAACCTTGACCGTGACCTCCGTGATGCCAAGCTCGGCGGCAACGAGCTTGTTGAGCATGCCCCTGACGATCAGCACGATCACCTGGCGTTCACGCACTGTCAGCGTGTCGTACCTGTTCTGCAGCTCGGCCAGCTCCGCGCGCCCTTGCCTGGCCGCCTGGTCACGCTCGAGCGCCTGCCAAATGGCGTCCAACAAATCCTGTTGACGAAAAGGCTTCGGCAGGAATTCAGCCGCACCTGCCTTCATGGCGCGAACCGTCATCGGGATATCGCCGTGGCCGCTGATGAAAATGATCGGCATCCGTTCCCCCGCGATGGCGAGGTCGCGCTGCAGGTCCAATCCGCTCCGGCCGGGCAGGCGCACGTCGAGCACTAGGCAGGCAGCGGCGTCCGGCCGCTGGTGTCGCAGGAAGTCCTGCGCGGAAGCGAACGTCTCGACCCGCAACCCGATCGACCGGATCAGGCTATCGAGCGCTTCGCGCACCGACTGGTCGTCATCGACGACGAACACAATGGGATCGGTCGGCTTCACGATCCGTCCGCTGTCTCGGTCGGCAAAGTGAACTGAAAAGTCTCGCCAGGACCGTCGTTGGACGTCGCCCAAAGGCGCCCGCCGTGCGCTTCGACGATCGAACGGCTGATCGCCAGCCCCATCCCCATGCCTTCGGCCTTGGTCGTATAGAAGGCGTCGAAAATGCGGTCCCGATGCTGCGCGGCGAGGCCGGGGCCCGAATCGCGCACCGCCACCAGTACCGCATCCGGCCCGTGGCTGCTGGCCACCACCTCCAGCTCCCGCGGCCGCTCCGTGACCGAACTCATCGACTCGATCGCATTCATCATCAGGTTCAGAATGACCTGCTGCAACTGGACCCGATCCGCCATCACAGCAGGCAGGTCGGCAGCCGCGCCGCCACACAGTGCCACGCCTTGGCTGCGCGCTTCACCCTGCACCAGGCTGGTCACTTCATGAATGACCTCACCGATGTGAACCTCGGTCTTGCACGGCTCCTCCCTTTTCAGGAAGGCGCGAATCCGCGAGAGGACCTCGCTTGCCCGGTTGGCGTCGCGGATGATACGTTCCACCGCGGCGCGCGCTTCGTCGACGTTGTCTAGCTGTGGCGCGAGCCAGCGCAGGCATGCATGCCCGTTGGTGACGACCGCGGCAAGCGGCTGGTTGACTTCGTGCGCGATGGACGCCGCGAGTTCCCCCATGGTCGTGACGCGGCTCACGCGCGCAAGCTCGGCCTGCGCTTGCGCCAACGCCTCCTGCGCCCGTTTGCGCTCGGTGATGTCGTCGACAATTCCCACCAGCATCGGGGCCATGCTGCCGCTTCCCGGAATAAGCGATACGCTGGTGTTGGTCAACACGAAGGTGCCATCGCGTCGCTGGTAGCGAATCTGCCGGTGGTATTCGGGTAGCGTATCGTCGAGCAGCCGGCTGATCCCGGCCCTGTTTTCCTCACGGTCATCCTGGTGGATAAGCTCCATCATTGCGAGTTTGCGTAACTCCTCTTCCGGGTACCAGAGCATGCTCTGAAAGGCGGGGTTCGCCGCCAGGATCCGTCCGCTCAAGTCCGTCAGCGCGATGCCGGCCGCCGAATTCTCATAGACTGCCCGCCAGCGCTGCTCGGACTCCTGCTGTGCTTCGAGGCTGCGTTGCATCGCCCGCCGGTTGGCGATCAGCTGCTGCGTCATTTGCAGCAGGTCGACGTTCTGCGTCGCCAGTTCCTGCTGCAGCGCGTCGCGCGCGCGCTTCATCACCACCAGGTTGCGCACGCGGGCGCGCAACTCGTGCGCCGAGAACGGCTTGGTGACATAGTCTTGCGCCGATTCGGCCAGAAGCTTTTGCTGGAGCGCCTGGTCCGCGTTCGCCGACAGCACCAGCACCGGCACATGCGCCAACGCCGGCAGCGCGCGCATCTCGCTGACCAGCCGGTCGCCGCCGAGCTTGGGCATCATCAGGTCCGTCACGACCAGATCCGGCGGCTCGGCGATTGCTTTCGCCAGCGCCTCGGCGCCGTCGGCGGCAGGCGCGACGCGATACTCGCTGGCCAGCACTTCCATGATGAAGCGCCGCATTTCGGGGTTATCCTCCGCCACCAGAACCAGCGGCCGATCCGGCACCCCGCCGTCCTCGGCGGCGTCGACCGCGATCGGCCGCAACTTCTCGACCGCATCGACGACCGCTGAACCCGCGCCGGCCGCGCACGTCGCTTCGGCAGTTTCGACGCAGGCGCCCGCTGGCGCGCGCAGCGGCAGCGTGACTTGGAACAGTACACCGCCGCCAGGCGGATCCGAGATTTCGATCGTTCCACCATGCAAGTCGACGTACTCTTTCACAATGGCCAGCCCGAGCCCGGTGCCGCCAAAGTCGCGGGTGGTCCCCCCTTGCGCCTGGCGGAAGCGGTCGAATATCTCGTCGCGCATCGCGGGTTGAACCCCCGGCCCGCTGTCCTGAACACTGAGCAGCAGGTGTTCGGTCCCGCTGAACTCGAGCGCGCATCTGATCCGGCCGCCGGGGGGCGTGAATTTGAAAGCGTTGGAGAGCAGGTTCAGGAGAATGCGGCCGAATTTCTCGGCGTCGATGTCCGCTTCCAGGGTGTCAGGCGTCTCAATCGCGTACGAAAGCGAACGTTGCGGCGCCAAAGCATCGAAGTGCGCGGCGACCACGCGCACTTCGCGCGCCAGGTCGACCCGCGCGTAATCGACGTGCATCTTGCCCGCATCGAGCTTCGCAAGGTCGAGCAGATCGTTGACGCGCCGAAGCAGCGATGCCGCATTACGCTGGATGACCCCGAGGTCGCGCCGCTGCGGCTCCCTCAGATTGTCGCCGCAGGCGAGAATCGATTCGACCGGACCGAGGATCAACGCCAGCGGCGTGCGCAGCTCGTGGCTGACGTTGGCGAAAAAATCATTCTTGACCTCATCGAGCTGCCGGATCTTGTCGAGCAGCCGCTGCAATTCCTCGTTCTTGCGCTCGATCTCGCGCTCGACGCGTTTCTTCTCCGTGATGTTGCGGCCTTCGGGCAGCAAAAACACGATCTTGCCGTTCTGGTCTTTGATCGGCAATAGCGAGAAGTCGACGGTGATGGTCTCCTCGCCGGCAGCCTGGCCGAACACTTCGACGTCGCGGCGCACGAACTCCCCCTCGCGCGCTCTTCGGATGAAGTCGCGCTGATAGTCCTGGCTCTCTTTCGAAGCGGCCCACCAGCGCGCTTCCCAGAATGGTTTTCCCTGAATGTCTTCGAGGCGGATACCCGTGCCCTCAAGGGCTGCGCGATTGATTTCGAGCGTCAACCCGTCCGGGTCCAGCAGGCCGACGAACTGATACATCTCATCGAGCACGATGCGCGCCAGCTTTTCGCGGTGAGTCTGGAGATCGTCAGTGGCATGGAGGGTGACATCGCGGACGCGAAGCACCGGTGAGTCGGCAAACAGCTGGCGGTTGATGGTGGGCATGCGTCCCCTGCTTGTAAAAACGTCTCGAAATGTAGCGCTCAGCCCGTTGAGCAGCCCCCTTTTGAATTCATGGGATAATATTTATGGAGCCAATGTTGGCTCGTTAATCGCTAAATGTCAACGGACGGCAAAAAGGCTCCCGAAACGTCAAATAAGGCGCTGGCTTACCTGGGTTCTAGGCGACGGGGACGCCGTCGTTACGGTGGTGCGGAGCACCCTCGGCAATCGTGCATGCGCGATACAGCGAGCAACGGCCGTTGCCGGGCGAAGGCTTTTTTACGACGCCGTCCCAGTGTCCTTTGGCCAGTACGTCACCTCGTCTTGTAGCCCATGGACTGCTGCCACGGCTACTCAAGCTCGGCTTAAGTACGGCCAGCAGGATTGGAGTCCCTCTGCCGTGAGGGTGGCACCGCTGTCCGGCGAACTCGAATGCAAGTCGAGTGCGAAACGATCGGCTCATCAAAATTTATGCCGCACCCCCAAGGTAGCAGCCTTTTGATTTTGTCCCGCAACCACGGTGCCAAAAGCCAGTCAATCCACCGGACTTAAGCTCTGAGCCCGGCTGTCCGCTGCCTGACACTTCGACCAGCTTCGTCCGACTGCCTTTGTTTCTGGGCTGCCTGACGCGACGAGGTGCAAATAAATCTTGACACATAGCCCAGTCCGTGCGGCCGCCGCCCTGCCCGCGAAGTTCCCGCTTCGCGGGCAGGGCGGCGGCCAATGACGATCTTTTTCCCCGATCGTCGTTGCCCCTGTCCGCCAGGGTGCCGATGCGGCGCTGTTAAGGACGATCTTCCAGAGTCTGCGCGCATGATCGGGCTGCCGGCGGGCACACGCATCTGGATCGCTGCGGGCTTCACGGACATGCGCTGCGGGTTCAATGGCCTGGCGGCCAAGAGCGTCCGGTGCACAATATTTTGAATGGATGCTAACTGCAATTTCAGCGAGGTGACATTATCGCTATAATGTCGAGGTATCTGTTAGTGCACCCCATTCGCACGTGCCTTACCTGCTGGGCGTGGCGTGCCGCGCGTCGTCGCGACCTCGAACTTTCATCGCTGCGGTGCCAAGCGAGTTGTGCGGAACTGTTCTCGTGCTTCGCCGACATCCGCACGTTTGACCTGCCGGTCAACAATTCCTCACCTTACGGTCAAGCAGTTCTGGCACGCTCGACACCACAACGATGCATGCCACCGCTGGCCCCGCGGCCTGGCCGCGCGCAACTGGGCACCGGTTCGGCCATGGCAAGCGAGCACGAAGCGGATTAGCGGCTGTAACGGAACGCGTCGATTCCCGAGGGTTGACGGAGACGAATGGCGCGCCGTCCGCACGGCCGGCTGTATGAGTGGCTTGATGCAACGCAAGTCAACGCATGGTATCGTGCAGCCTGATGGTGATGAAACGCTTGCGGTAGGTTGAGGTACCCTGACTTTTTCGGACACTCTAGTTTGGTAAACTTCACCAACTGGAGAACTTATGACACGCTCAACAACATACACACCGGAGCTTCGGGAAGAAGCGGTAAAACTGGTCCTGACACAAGGCCTGACGCTGGAAGACGCCGCGTTGCGTCTCACCATTCCCAAGGGCACGCTAGCGAACTGGGTCAGTGCGGCAAGGCGCGGCACGTCGCCCAAAGTAGCCCCTGGTAGCCGCTCCGTGCCGGAGCTTGAGGCTGAGGTAACCAAGCTGCGCAAAGAGCTTGCCGAGGCACGCATGGAGCGCGATATCGTAAAAAAAGCGGCAGCGTACTTTGCGCGGGAGTCGCTGCCAAGTACGCGGTCATGAAGACCTTGCGACTCGAATTTCCTGTCACCATCATGTGCCGCGTCTTTAGCGTCTCGCGCAGCGGTTTCTACGCTTGGGCGAACGGCAAACCGTCGCAGCGGGCGCAGGACGACGCACGCCTGAAGGTCGCCATCGAGGCCGTGCACGCGCAGAGCCGGCAGACTTATGGCCCGTTGCGCATGCAGCCGGAACTGACGGCGCAAGGCTTTCCGGCCGGCCGTGATCGTATCGTCCGTCTGCGTCGCGAGCTCGCCCTGCGCTGCAAGCAAAAGCGCAAGTTCAAGGCCACCACGAACTCGAATCATGACCTGCCGGTGGCCGACAACCTGCTCAATCAGACTTTCGCGCCGACCCGGCCGAACGAAGCCTGGGTGACCGACATCACCTATGTGGCGACCGGCGAGGGCTGGCTTTACCTGGCCGGTATCAAGGACGTGTTCACCTGCGAGCTGGTGGGCTACGCGATGGACGAGCGCATGACGCAAACGCTGACGGCAACAGCACTGTGGAAGGCCGTGCGCAACAAACGCCCCGCGCCGGGCTTGATTCACCACTCCGACCGTGGCAGTCAGTATTGCGCCCACGACTATCAGAAACTGGTGACGCAGTTCGGCATGAAGCCGTCCATGTCGCGCCGAGGAAACTGCTATGACAACGCGCCCATGGAAAGCTTCTGGGGCAGCCTGAAAAACGAGCTGGTGCACCATCAACGTTACGCGACCCGGGCCGACGCGAAAGCCGCAATACAGGAATATATCGAAAGCTTTTACAACCGCCAGCGACGCCATTCGCGCCTTGGCAATGTTCCGCCCGCGTTGTTCGCTGAAAAATTCAGCAAACAGCCGCGGGTGGCTTGAAACAAGAGTGTCCGCTATTGACAGTACACCTCAGGTCTTCAGCCTGACTTGTCTGCCGCCCTACTGGCGCATCAAATACAAAAAAGCAAATCTCCTTAATGGAGATTTGCTTTTTTGATTAGCTCAATTCATGATAACTTGAGCATGATAATCTGGAGGCGAGGACGGGAATCGAACCCGTCTAAACGGCTTTGCAGGCCGTATTGCAGAGTTAAGAATCAAGCACTTGCACGAAAACCTCCCAATCCGCCTCCCAAACCATGGGAGAGCGTGCTCAAGGTTGACAAGATTACCAATGCCTCCTGG comes from the Janthinobacterium sp. 67 genome and includes:
- a CDS encoding IS3 family transposase (programmed frameshift) produces the protein MTRSTTYTPELREEAVKLVLTQGLTLEDAALRLTIPKGTLANWVSAARRGTSPKVAPGSRSVPELEAEVTKLRKELAEARMERDIVKKGGSVLCAGVAAKYAVMKTLRLEFPVTIMCRVFSVSRSGFYAWANGKPSQRAQDDARLKVAIEAVHAQSRQTYGPLRMQPELTAQGFPAGRDRIVRLRRELALRCKQKRKFKATTNSNHDLPVADNLLNQTFAPTRPNEAWVTDITYVATGEGWLYLAGIKDVFTCELVGYAMDERMTQTLTATALWKAVRNKRPAPGLIHHSDRGSQYCAHDYQKLVTQFGMKPSMSRRGNCYDNAPMESFWGSLKNELVHHQRYATRADAKAAIQEYIESFYNRQRRHSRLGNVPPALFAEKFSKQPRVA
- a CDS encoding response regulator transcription factor, translated to MKPTDPIVFVVDDDQSVREALDSLIRSIGLRVETFASAQDFLRHQRPDAAACLVLDVRLPGRSGLDLQRDLAIAGERMPIIFISGHGDIPMTVRAMKAGAAEFLPKPFRQQDLLDAIWQALERDQAARQGRAELAELQNRYDTLTVRERQVIVLIVRGMLNKLVAAELGITEVTVKVHRHHIMQKMKASSLPALVRMAEQLRLAERGDNGPYT
- a CDS encoding response regulator transcription factor; this encodes MLVAIVDDEAALREATESLLKSAGFDARSFGSAEDWLRSARRDQFGCLVLDVTLPGMSGLELQRHLAWSGCQLPIVFMTANEDRDGQMAQALRANAVAYLQKPFCGEDLLSAVRSAFGTRT
- a CDS encoding ATP-binding protein, producing MPTINRQLFADSPVLRVRDVTLHATDDLQTHREKLARIVLDEMYQFVGLLDPDGLTLEINRAALEGTGIRLEDIQGKPFWEARWWAASKESQDYQRDFIRRAREGEFVRRDVEVFGQAAGEETITVDFSLLPIKDQNGKIVFLLPEGRNITEKKRVEREIERKNEELQRLLDKIRQLDEVKNDFFANVSHELRTPLALILGPVESILACGDNLREPQRRDLGVIQRNAASLLRRVNDLLDLAKLDAGKMHVDYARVDLAREVRVVAAHFDALAPQRSLSYAIETPDTLEADIDAEKFGRILLNLLSNAFKFTPPGGRIRCALEFSGTEHLLLSVQDSGPGVQPAMRDEIFDRFRQAQGGTTRDFGGTGLGLAIVKEYVDLHGGTIEISDPPGGGVLFQVTLPLRAPAGACVETAEATCAAGAGSAVVDAVEKLRPIAVDAAEDGGVPDRPLVLVAEDNPEMRRFIMEVLASEYRVAPAADGAEALAKAIAEPPDLVVTDLMMPKLGGDRLVSEMRALPALAHVPVLVLSANADQALQQKLLAESAQDYVTKPFSAHELRARVRNLVVMKRARDALQQELATQNVDLLQMTQQLIANRRAMQRSLEAQQESEQRWRAVYENSAAGIALTDLSGRILAANPAFQSMLWYPEEELRKLAMMELIHQDDREENRAGISRLLDDTLPEYHRQIRYQRRDGTFVLTNTSVSLIPGSGSMAPMLVGIVDDITERKRAQEALAQAQAELARVSRVTTMGELAASIAHEVNQPLAAVVTNGHACLRWLAPQLDNVDEARAAVERIIRDANRASEVLSRIRAFLKREEPCKTEVHIGEVIHEVTSLVQGEARSQGVALCGGAAADLPAVMADRVQLQQVILNLMMNAIESMSSVTERPRELEVVASSHGPDAVLVAVRDSGPGLAAQHRDRIFDAFYTTKAEGMGMGLAISRSIVEAHGGRLWATSNDGPGETFQFTLPTETADGS